In one window of Helianthus annuus cultivar XRQ/B chromosome 17, HanXRQr2.0-SUNRISE, whole genome shotgun sequence DNA:
- the LOC110925598 gene encoding uncharacterized protein LOC110925598, with protein sequence MGDSSSSYRAPWFCREMSRADQVIMAIPDDAASKLWGVDKGPTNVMIHTEDGSVFNVFLSASKGKIFFFNGWSNVVIHLGLTKGCLVVFNPLDPTTFKLTSFIDGVSRGSFWTYMLSPSCNFYDIPQSTLPKSYDYSSNDVTSTVMIDNKTFNVSIVTYDGKVGFTVGMDVIVSLFQLEVGCLLLFTKGFGHFFYLKVFGKNGVEINYPDVDADEAEVPPLDAENEPDEHIDGCVTTFVRMAGEDYFRIPDPVSRKARLDEGLKDLNIRFLHMDPPLQITNGTRREKKSNGRGYRYALTCWKKFMKAARIKRWNRLLSHF encoded by the exons ATGGGTGATAGTTCATCAAG TTACAGAGCACCCTGGTTCTGTAGGGAAATGAGTCGAGCAGACCAAGTTATTATG GCCATACCAGATGACGCTGCGTCTAAACTATGGGGTGTTGACAAAGGCCCTACTAATGTTATGATACACACTGAAGATGGCAGTGTCTTTAATGTTTTTTTAAGCGCTTCTAAAGGgaagatatttttttttaatggtTGGTCCAATGTTGTAATACACTTGGGACTAACCAAAGGGTGTTTGGTAGTTTTTAATCCACTAGATCCTACAACTTTTAAATTAACAAGTTTCATTGATGGGGTTAGTCGTGGCTCTTTCTGGACATATATGCTATCTCCGTCATGTAATTTTTAT GACATCCCTCAAAGTACTTTGCCCAAAAGTTACGATTATTCCTCAAATGACGTAACCTCTACTGTAATGATAGACAACAAAACATTTAACGTTTCTATTGTAACATACGACGGTAAAGTCGGTTTTACCGTTGGTATGGACGTAATTGTTAGTCTGTTTCAGTTGGAGGTtggttgtttattgttatttactAAAGGTTTTGGTCATTTTTTCTATTTAAAAGTTTTTGGAAAAAACGGTGTTGAAATCAATTATCCTGATGTAGATGCTGATGAG GCTGAAGTTCCACCCTTAGATGCTGAAAACGAACCTGATGAACACATAGATGGTTGTGTTACAACGTTTGTTCGTATGGCTGGTGAAGATTATTTT AGAATCCCTGATCCTGTTTCACGCAAGGCTAGACTTGATGAAGGCTTAAAGGATTTGAACATAAGATTTTTGCATATGGATCCTCCACTGCAAATTACCAACGGTACAAGACGTGAAAAAAAATCCAACGGTCGTGGTTATCGATACGCTTTAACCTGTTGGAAGAAGTTCATGAAAGCCGCTCGGATTAAG agaTGGAACAGGCTGCTGTCACACTTTTGA